The Acidobacteriaceae bacterium genome includes a region encoding these proteins:
- a CDS encoding cytochrome c, protein MTPAFVRLLLACALFGAALLSGCHRLAPPTPLDQLNAQQMRGHAVFRARCGQCHYDREDGSLHGPSLRGIYKKPYLHSGAPANDDRVTAAVLHGHGLMPGQPNMDPQDLDDLLAYLHTL, encoded by the coding sequence GTGACGCCTGCGTTCGTGCGGCTGTTGTTGGCCTGTGCATTGTTTGGAGCGGCCCTGCTGAGCGGATGCCACAGACTGGCTCCGCCGACCCCACTGGATCAGTTGAACGCGCAGCAGATGCGCGGGCATGCAGTGTTCCGGGCGCGCTGCGGGCAGTGTCATTACGATCGCGAGGACGGTTCTCTGCACGGGCCATCACTGCGTGGGATTTATAAGAAACCATACCTGCACAGCGGAGCTCCGGCGAACGATGATCGCGTGACGGCAGCGGTGCTGCATGGACATGGACTGATGCCCGGCCAACCGAATATGGATCCGCAGGATCTGGATGATCTGCTGGCCTATCTGCATACGCTGTGA
- a CDS encoding SurA N-terminal domain-containing protein — translation MQKSVRFSSFVLAASLFVLTGCHQVQQNGVVATVNGHPILRTDLDKLYNAQLASNPQAQAQASSTDQADALRLNILKQLVVEEIMEQHAQKLGLTATDAEVDAKISELKAPYTEEQFRQKLQQSGQTMDSLRRTERRVLTFDKLLNKEINSRITVTDTDVANYYNQHKAEYNLIEPQYHLAQIQVTDQSAGQVNNLQNNKAGGDADARKKIQALKNRIDAGEDFGSIAIQFSENPNTAPNGGDMGFIYESQMKQATDPQTYAAITKLKPGETTEILPLLDAQTHKPAGYAIYKLISKDAAGQRDLSDPRVQQSIRQQLHDSRANLLKTAYFEILRDEATVRNFYAQEVFKETAK, via the coding sequence ATGCAGAAATCAGTACGCTTCTCCAGTTTTGTTCTTGCAGCTTCCTTGTTTGTGCTCACCGGATGTCATCAGGTGCAGCAGAATGGCGTTGTCGCGACGGTGAACGGGCATCCGATTCTCCGTACCGATCTCGACAAGCTGTACAACGCGCAGCTCGCGAGCAATCCGCAGGCGCAGGCGCAGGCATCTTCGACGGATCAGGCGGATGCGCTGCGCCTGAACATCCTCAAACAGTTAGTCGTGGAAGAGATCATGGAGCAGCACGCCCAGAAGCTGGGGCTGACCGCGACCGATGCTGAGGTGGACGCGAAGATCTCTGAGCTCAAGGCTCCTTATACCGAGGAGCAGTTCCGGCAGAAGCTGCAGCAGAGCGGACAAACCATGGACAGCCTTCGGCGGACGGAACGGCGTGTCCTGACCTTCGACAAGCTGCTGAACAAGGAGATCAACTCGCGCATCACGGTGACGGATACGGATGTGGCGAACTATTACAACCAGCACAAGGCGGAGTACAACCTGATCGAGCCGCAGTATCACCTGGCGCAGATCCAGGTGACGGACCAGTCGGCCGGGCAGGTGAATAACCTGCAGAACAACAAGGCTGGAGGGGATGCGGATGCGCGCAAGAAGATCCAGGCGCTGAAGAATCGCATCGACGCAGGCGAAGACTTTGGCTCGATCGCGATCCAGTTTTCGGAGAATCCGAATACGGCGCCGAACGGCGGCGACATGGGATTCATTTATGAGTCGCAGATGAAGCAGGCGACTGACCCCCAGACGTACGCGGCGATCACGAAGCTGAAGCCGGGCGAGACGACGGAGATTCTGCCGCTGCTGGATGCGCAGACGCACAAGCCGGCCGGGTATGCGATCTACAAGTTGATCAGCAAGGATGCGGCCGGGCAGCGGGATCTGAGCGACCCGCGCGTGCAGCAGTCGATTCGCCAGCAACTTCATGATAGCCGCGCGAATCTGCTGAAGACTGCGTACTTCGAGATTCTGCGGGACGAGGCGACGGTGCGGAATTTCTACGCGCAAGAGGTCTTCAAGGAGACGGCGAAGTAG
- a CDS encoding SGNH/GDSL hydrolase family protein, producing MLLVLVAAVAAQAQNYTKIVVFGDSLSDTGNDFVLFTDIGFPFPAPYVLPPPYGYALNYTLTLFTDGSDTTPRAMNYFGVWIQQMAAALPAHPAVTASLWGGTNYAYGYSNTFSGQSELNIPDTPYTVYVDNVGQQIDDYLATHPKIDNHTLFVVWGGANNLTEAVGASDAAGQIVDGAITQVGNIQRLIHAGATQFLIPNLPDLGSIPRFNMSPTDSAAFHDASVLYNTTLDAGETLLPIFNFTRHLSIHKLDVYSLLKEVIASPTSYGLLNVTDSSQGTPVDPDTYLFWDDLHPTTHGHNLLGQAALETIEPRGCLVLVAPGEYVGSPAPGCR from the coding sequence GTGCTGCTGGTGCTTGTCGCTGCAGTTGCGGCGCAGGCGCAGAACTACACGAAGATTGTTGTGTTTGGAGACTCGCTCTCGGACACGGGCAATGACTTTGTTTTGTTCACCGATATAGGGTTTCCGTTTCCGGCACCGTATGTGCTTCCGCCGCCGTATGGGTACGCGCTGAATTACACGCTGACGCTTTTCACCGACGGCTCGGATACGACACCGCGAGCAATGAACTATTTCGGCGTGTGGATTCAGCAGATGGCGGCAGCGCTGCCGGCGCATCCTGCGGTGACGGCGTCGTTATGGGGCGGAACGAATTACGCGTATGGGTACTCGAATACCTTCAGCGGCCAATCCGAGCTAAATATTCCGGACACGCCGTACACGGTGTATGTCGATAATGTTGGTCAGCAGATCGACGACTATCTGGCGACGCATCCGAAGATCGATAACCACACGTTGTTTGTGGTGTGGGGCGGAGCGAACAATCTGACGGAGGCGGTGGGCGCGTCGGACGCGGCGGGGCAGATCGTGGATGGGGCAATCACGCAGGTCGGCAACATTCAGCGGCTGATTCACGCGGGTGCAACGCAGTTCCTGATTCCAAATCTACCGGACCTTGGATCTATACCGCGGTTCAACATGTCGCCAACGGACTCGGCTGCGTTCCATGACGCGTCGGTGTTGTACAACACGACGCTCGACGCCGGTGAGACACTGCTGCCGATCTTCAATTTCACGCGGCATCTGTCGATACACAAGCTTGACGTGTACTCGCTGCTGAAGGAAGTTATCGCTTCACCAACGAGCTACGGACTGCTGAATGTGACGGATTCTTCGCAAGGTACGCCGGTTGATCCGGATACGTACCTTTTCTGGGATGATCTGCATCCGACCACGCACGGGCACAACCTGCTGGGCCAGGCAGCGCTGGAGACGATCGAACCACGGGGGTGCCTGGTGCTGGTGGCGCCGGGTGAGTATGTGGGTTCACCGGCGCCAGGGTGCAGGTAG
- the serA gene encoding phosphoglycerate dehydrogenase, which translates to MKIVLAEKVSPATLAIFQKEPGWNVVTADKIAPGGLPAELADADALVVRSAVQVDAELLRHAPKLRIIGRAGVGVDNIDAEEATRRGIVVMNTPGANAVAVAELTLGLMIAMARSVPRANSGLHAGKWDKKSLQGSELRGKTLGIVGLGRIGLEVARRAKAFGMNLLGYDPFVAPVIARENGVTLVPIDEIFSESDYLSLHVGLTPQTEGLINKHSIAIMKQGVRILNCARGELIVDEALVEGLKSGKVAGAALDVFRKEPLKDSPYFELENVMLSPHIAGSTDEAQEAIGIQLANQVRDYLKLGVVQNAVNVASLSEEEYAEVSPYIEMAARLGQLLSHEAANGGADGMGSVECISLTYNGRLAQLKTDLIRNAAIAGVLHGADGINRINAAAAAQERGIRVQEDKREQVAGGTGSTLRLSLHWVRKGAATPGHQAGAHQGDWTGLATVIHGNSPRLLSYDGIDIEAELAGTLVIIRNQDVPGVIGRIGTILGEARLNIANFALGRSRGGRVPEGHALALVQLDTAAGDEQALAEAVAELRKVDAITSVRVVELPKL; encoded by the coding sequence TTGAAGATCGTTCTCGCTGAAAAAGTCTCGCCTGCAACGCTTGCCATCTTTCAAAAAGAGCCGGGCTGGAATGTCGTGACGGCTGACAAGATCGCTCCGGGAGGACTGCCGGCGGAGCTCGCGGACGCGGACGCGCTGGTAGTGCGGAGCGCGGTGCAGGTGGATGCCGAGCTTCTGAGGCATGCGCCGAAGTTGCGGATCATCGGGCGCGCGGGTGTGGGTGTGGACAACATCGATGCGGAAGAGGCGACGCGGCGCGGCATCGTGGTGATGAATACGCCGGGCGCGAACGCGGTGGCTGTGGCGGAGCTGACGCTGGGGCTGATGATCGCGATGGCGCGTAGTGTGCCGCGCGCGAACAGCGGACTGCACGCGGGCAAGTGGGACAAGAAGAGCCTGCAGGGAAGCGAGCTGCGCGGGAAGACGCTAGGCATCGTTGGACTTGGGCGCATTGGGCTTGAAGTGGCGCGGCGTGCGAAGGCGTTTGGGATGAATCTGCTGGGCTATGACCCATTTGTGGCGCCAGTGATTGCGCGCGAGAACGGCGTGACGCTGGTGCCGATCGACGAGATTTTTTCAGAGAGCGATTACCTGTCGCTGCATGTGGGGCTGACGCCGCAGACGGAAGGCCTGATCAACAAACACTCGATCGCGATCATGAAGCAGGGCGTGCGGATTTTGAATTGCGCGCGCGGCGAGCTGATCGTGGACGAAGCGCTGGTGGAAGGGCTGAAGAGCGGCAAGGTTGCGGGCGCCGCGCTGGATGTGTTCCGCAAGGAGCCGCTGAAGGATTCGCCGTATTTTGAGCTGGAGAACGTGATGTTGAGCCCGCACATTGCGGGGTCGACGGATGAGGCGCAGGAGGCGATCGGGATTCAGCTGGCGAACCAGGTTCGCGATTATCTGAAGCTCGGCGTGGTGCAGAACGCGGTGAATGTGGCGTCGCTGAGCGAGGAAGAGTATGCGGAGGTTTCGCCGTACATCGAGATGGCGGCGCGGCTCGGGCAGTTGCTGAGTCATGAGGCCGCGAATGGCGGCGCCGATGGGATGGGCAGCGTGGAGTGCATCTCGCTGACGTACAACGGCCGGCTGGCGCAATTGAAAACTGACTTGATTCGCAATGCCGCGATTGCAGGTGTGCTGCACGGAGCGGATGGGATCAACCGCATCAATGCGGCGGCTGCGGCGCAGGAGCGCGGGATCCGGGTGCAGGAGGACAAGCGCGAACAGGTCGCGGGCGGCACGGGATCGACGCTGCGGCTGTCGCTGCACTGGGTACGCAAGGGCGCGGCGACGCCGGGACATCAGGCCGGAGCACATCAGGGCGACTGGACGGGACTGGCGACCGTGATCCATGGGAATTCGCCGCGGCTGTTGAGCTATGACGGCATTGATATTGAGGCGGAGCTGGCGGGAACGCTGGTGATCATTCGCAACCAGGATGTGCCCGGCGTGATTGGGCGAATTGGAACGATTCTGGGCGAGGCGCGGTTGAACATCGCCAACTTCGCGCTCGGCCGCAGCCGTGGAGGGCGAGTGCCGGAGGGTCACGCGCTCGCGCTGGTGCAGTTGGACACCGCAGCAGGGGATGAGCAGGCGCTGGCAGAGGCGGTTGCGGAACTGCGCAAGGTGGACGCGATTACGAGCGTGCGCGTGGTGGAGTTACCGAAGCTGTAG
- a CDS encoding glutathionylspermidine synthase family protein, which yields MQRHSIAPREGWQKIVEQQGLTFHTPQEPAFHSPQSAPGVGNERPYWDESACYEFTAAEIDRLEVAANTLQEMCLAAAQKVIDEKRYAELEIPAEAVPMIEWAWNEEPPAIYGRFDVLFDGSGPPKLLEYNADTPTSLVEAAVIQWHWLKDLYPERDQFNSLHERLIAKWKDVDAYVSKPVYFASADFAEDRLTIAYLRDTAEQAGIKTRELLMSEIGWNEQRGCFVDNEKYEDAIRAIFKLYPWESMMEERFAEQCLRTYKQMRWIEPIWKMLLSNKGILPVLWELYPGHELLLESRFVDASSAWEPDAGWVRKPMHSREGANITMKLSDGSKIETAGEYTNRKMVDQRLGPEVKFDGRYPVLGLWMIDQECGGMGIREDAGRVTGNLSSFVPHYFR from the coding sequence ATGCAGCGACATAGCATTGCTCCGCGTGAGGGATGGCAGAAGATCGTCGAGCAGCAGGGGCTGACTTTCCACACGCCACAGGAACCGGCGTTTCATTCACCGCAGAGTGCGCCGGGTGTGGGGAACGAGCGGCCGTATTGGGATGAGAGCGCGTGTTATGAGTTCACGGCTGCGGAGATCGATCGCCTGGAGGTGGCGGCGAACACGCTGCAGGAGATGTGCCTGGCGGCGGCGCAGAAGGTGATCGACGAGAAGAGATATGCCGAGCTCGAGATTCCGGCTGAGGCTGTGCCGATGATCGAGTGGGCGTGGAATGAGGAGCCGCCGGCGATCTATGGGCGGTTCGATGTGCTGTTTGATGGGAGTGGGCCGCCGAAGCTGCTGGAGTACAACGCGGATACGCCGACGTCGCTGGTGGAGGCGGCGGTGATCCAGTGGCATTGGTTGAAGGATCTTTATCCAGAGCGTGATCAATTTAATTCGCTGCATGAGCGGCTGATTGCGAAGTGGAAGGATGTGGATGCGTATGTGTCGAAGCCTGTCTATTTCGCGAGTGCGGATTTTGCGGAGGACCGGCTGACGATTGCGTATTTGCGCGACACGGCGGAGCAGGCGGGGATCAAGACGCGCGAGCTGCTGATGAGCGAGATCGGATGGAACGAGCAGCGCGGGTGCTTCGTCGACAACGAGAAGTATGAGGACGCGATCCGGGCGATCTTCAAGCTGTATCCGTGGGAGTCGATGATGGAGGAGCGGTTCGCGGAGCAGTGTCTGCGGACGTACAAGCAGATGCGGTGGATCGAGCCGATCTGGAAGATGCTGCTGTCGAATAAGGGGATTCTGCCGGTGTTGTGGGAGCTGTATCCGGGGCATGAGTTGTTGCTGGAGTCGCGATTTGTGGATGCGTCGAGTGCGTGGGAGCCGGACGCCGGATGGGTGCGCAAGCCGATGCATTCGCGTGAGGGCGCGAACATCACAATGAAGCTTTCGGATGGAAGCAAGATTGAGACGGCGGGTGAGTATACGAACCGCAAGATGGTTGATCAGCGGCTGGGGCCGGAGGTGAAGTTTGATGGAAGATATCCGGTGCTGGGACTGTGGATGATCGACCAGGAGTGCGGCGGGATGGGGATTCGCGAGGATGCGGGAAGAGTGACGGGGAATTTGTCTAGCTTTGTGCCGCACTATTTTCGATAG
- a CDS encoding EamA family transporter: MSQRWKRLLAFGIIYFVWGSTYIFIRWGVEEVPPLLFAAIRFFTAGLLVLLWMAARREPWPGKREWGSICLLAALIFVGDYGLLFWAEQKVASGIAGVMMATIPVFIAIAEILLLRTQRMTMRLAASLVIGLAGVTVLMSHSFHLGSAPISTVGALALIAASIFWSVASVMTRRLPLPSSKVMSAGAQMLAGGVMLAVVAVVLGEPGRFHAGEVSGRAWFALLYLIVMGSLIGFTAYMWLIHRESPTKVGTYAYVNPVVAVLVGYVVGGEPLGARTILGMSLVLASVLLITLSKRTKTTESREVRVSSAG; encoded by the coding sequence ATGAGCCAGAGATGGAAAAGGCTGCTGGCGTTCGGAATCATCTACTTTGTCTGGGGCTCCACGTACATCTTCATCCGCTGGGGCGTGGAGGAGGTGCCGCCGCTGTTATTTGCGGCAATACGGTTCTTCACGGCCGGGCTTCTGGTGCTTCTGTGGATGGCGGCGCGACGTGAGCCATGGCCTGGCAAGCGGGAGTGGGGATCGATATGCCTGCTCGCCGCGCTGATCTTTGTGGGGGATTACGGGCTGTTGTTCTGGGCCGAGCAGAAAGTGGCCTCTGGGATTGCAGGCGTGATGATGGCCACGATTCCGGTGTTCATCGCGATTGCGGAGATTCTGCTGCTGCGCACACAGCGGATGACGATGAGGCTTGCGGCTTCGCTGGTGATTGGCCTGGCCGGTGTCACGGTGCTGATGAGCCACTCATTCCACCTCGGCAGCGCGCCGATCAGTACCGTAGGCGCGCTGGCGTTGATCGCAGCGTCGATTTTCTGGTCGGTGGCCTCTGTCATGACACGCAGGTTGCCGCTGCCTTCGTCGAAGGTGATGAGCGCGGGCGCACAGATGCTTGCAGGCGGAGTGATGCTGGCGGTTGTGGCGGTGGTGTTGGGCGAGCCGGGAAGGTTTCACGCCGGCGAGGTTTCGGGGCGTGCGTGGTTCGCCCTGTTGTACCTGATTGTGATGGGCTCGCTGATTGGATTCACGGCGTACATGTGGCTGATTCATCGCGAGTCGCCGACGAAGGTGGGCACGTATGCGTATGTGAATCCGGTGGTTGCGGTGTTGGTCGGATACGTTGTTGGAGGCGAGCCGCTGGGCGCGCGCACGATTCTGGGGATGTCGCTGGTGTTGGCGAGCGTGCTGCTGATCACGCTAAGCAAACGCACGAAAACTACGGAGAGCCGCGAGGTGAGAGTGAGCAGCGCGGGCTAG